The following proteins come from a genomic window of Pyxidicoccus sp. MSG2:
- a CDS encoding response regulator transcription factor — MLDAATAPLRLALVAEDPLARGALSRALGDQGGELLLVAAGTQAELESAAGEAPDVVLWDTGLHLPEHDARVEPPDLGAPVLALVADEAAGEVALTAGARGLLFRDVGPAPLVAALLAVARGLTVFDPGLSEVRAAPRAATSPTNTPGPDSLTPREREVLALLAEGLSNKAIADRLSISEHTAKFHVNAVLAKLGVQRRTEAVVRAARLGLVTL; from the coding sequence GTGCTGGACGCAGCCACCGCCCCCCTACGCCTCGCCCTCGTCGCCGAGGACCCACTCGCTCGGGGTGCGCTCTCCCGCGCGCTGGGCGACCAGGGAGGCGAGTTGCTCCTGGTGGCGGCCGGCACCCAGGCAGAGCTGGAGTCCGCGGCCGGCGAGGCCCCGGACGTGGTGCTGTGGGACACCGGCCTGCACCTCCCGGAGCACGACGCCCGCGTGGAGCCGCCCGACCTGGGTGCCCCCGTGCTCGCCCTGGTGGCGGACGAGGCCGCGGGCGAGGTGGCGCTGACGGCGGGGGCGCGCGGGCTGCTCTTCCGGGACGTGGGCCCCGCGCCGCTCGTCGCCGCGCTGCTCGCCGTGGCCCGGGGGCTCACCGTGTTCGACCCGGGGCTCTCGGAGGTCCGCGCCGCGCCCCGGGCCGCCACCTCCCCCACCAACACCCCGGGCCCGGACTCACTCACGCCCCGAGAGCGCGAGGTGCTCGCCCTGCTGGCGGAAGGGCTGTCCAACAAGGCCATCGCGGACCGGCTCTCCATCAGCGAGCACACGGCCAAGTTCCACGTCAACGCGGTGCTCGCCAAGCTCGGCGTGCAGCGCCGCACCGAGGCCGTCGTCCGCGCCGCCCGGCTGGGGCTCGTCACCCTGTGA
- a CDS encoding AAA family ATPase produces MIDWTIIGKSGRAAAKESRFDASRQLWPWPSGRPNMPGLTVYARVDGSFSVWDPARNYWHRQAKSEPEAPRRPDAFHFSPDELWEGLQYEGKTVCNGLVRDWVSWQLQDDGTPGSAFQMLTRALAQLSPRHEPIRPGRPMRLSVEDVRDYPTIDMPYGNIPVVHASAGMKRVLGLAYLIVWTWHEHVQASEILGQPRDSRFVLLVDEVETHLHPLWQRRIVRSLIEVVDGLAQETSVQALLTTHSPLVLASLEPFFDEARDALFLFELQGEAVQLRQLPWAKQGDANDWLTSEIFGLEQPRSLEAERAVEAAEAFMRKEMQALPEGLSSMEEIDAELQRLLPEQDPFWPRWVVTREGGGRRGSLHSRRRAR; encoded by the coding sequence TTGATTGACTGGACCATCATCGGCAAGAGCGGCCGGGCCGCGGCGAAGGAGAGCCGCTTCGACGCCTCCCGCCAGCTCTGGCCGTGGCCCTCGGGGCGGCCGAACATGCCCGGCCTGACAGTCTATGCCCGCGTCGATGGGAGCTTCTCCGTCTGGGACCCGGCGCGAAACTACTGGCACCGTCAGGCGAAGAGCGAGCCCGAGGCACCGCGCCGGCCGGACGCCTTCCACTTCTCGCCCGATGAACTCTGGGAGGGGCTCCAGTACGAGGGCAAGACGGTCTGCAATGGCCTCGTCCGCGACTGGGTGAGCTGGCAGCTCCAGGACGATGGGACACCCGGCTCCGCCTTCCAGATGCTGACCCGGGCGCTGGCGCAGCTCTCTCCGCGCCATGAGCCCATTCGTCCCGGCAGGCCCATGCGCCTGTCGGTCGAGGATGTTCGGGACTACCCGACCATCGACATGCCCTACGGCAACATCCCCGTCGTGCACGCCTCGGCGGGAATGAAGCGCGTCCTGGGCCTGGCCTATCTCATCGTCTGGACGTGGCACGAGCACGTGCAGGCGTCCGAAATCCTCGGGCAGCCCCGGGACTCACGCTTCGTGCTGCTCGTGGACGAGGTGGAGACGCACCTGCACCCGCTGTGGCAGCGCCGCATCGTCCGCTCGCTCATCGAGGTCGTCGACGGGCTGGCCCAGGAGACCTCCGTCCAGGCCTTGCTGACGACGCACTCGCCCCTGGTGCTCGCATCGCTGGAGCCCTTCTTCGACGAGGCGCGGGACGCGCTCTTCCTCTTCGAGCTTCAGGGGGAGGCCGTGCAGCTCCGGCAGCTTCCCTGGGCGAAGCAGGGAGACGCGAATGACTGGCTGACGTCGGAGATTTTCGGCCTGGAGCAGCCGCGCTCCCTGGAGGCCGAGAGGGCCGTGGAGGCTGCCGAGGCCTTCATGCGGAAGGAGATGCAGGCGTTGCCCGAGGGGCTCTCCTCGATGGAGGAGATTGACGCCGAGCTGCAGCGACTGCTGCCGGAGCAGGACCCGTTCTGGCCGCGGTGGGTCGTCACACGGGAAGGGGGAGGTCGCCGTGGTTCGCTGCATTCCCGCCGACGAGCCCGCTGA
- a CDS encoding AAA family ATPase, with protein MANQDWVSRLLLGRASADTADKGITVHLSERDGGSLHDKMRQAYWWITNNAVICPYYDLEFGQATSLKTPAGDVVHLPEDTSYSSFVLIPLLTLFTCRRALLVGGPGRGKTTSAVLMALLSGMSRDEVHRGIQRGHPQLSIADLLGAPLPSDMLKAEDLSAVKVSWRKWIGQRVKIIDEYNRIPTKTQSALLSLMAEGYAEMMDQYVYAGRSSWFLTANDDQGGGTFQVIEALKDRIDVVVRAVPFNSGFMDQLLQRLEADKSPEELLPKEIVFTPTELERAYASILEVEVPKAVLERIAFFLGQLDFCRMASPRFEFKHKDTLKLAGQSVAAVCNEQCPLDKRVHLCTQTENGVSVRAYQTILHFAKAMAFFRGHDTVELEDFRQIAPWVLHEKLVPNTRSAFFEVKGHRTLLQDRVAWIRHMFDMAMFRYETHEPIRRQVAGLRTELDQGLAGVDLPTTEQRIAGITTLMNSLLTKQELSGPIYEDLIHLKSMYSRYRNYATWLKENPGGPA; from the coding sequence ATGGCCAATCAGGACTGGGTATCGCGCCTGCTGTTGGGGCGTGCTTCGGCGGACACGGCGGACAAGGGAATCACCGTCCACCTCTCGGAGCGCGACGGGGGCAGTCTCCACGACAAGATGCGGCAGGCGTACTGGTGGATCACCAACAACGCCGTCATCTGTCCTTACTACGACCTCGAGTTCGGCCAGGCCACGTCCCTCAAGACGCCCGCGGGTGACGTGGTCCACCTCCCCGAGGACACCAGCTACAGCTCCTTCGTCCTCATCCCCCTGCTCACCCTCTTCACCTGCCGCCGCGCCCTGCTCGTCGGCGGCCCCGGGCGCGGGAAGACGACGTCCGCCGTCCTCATGGCCCTGCTCTCCGGCATGAGCCGCGACGAAGTGCACCGCGGCATCCAGCGCGGCCACCCGCAGCTGTCCATCGCCGACCTGCTCGGCGCGCCGCTGCCGTCCGACATGCTCAAGGCGGAGGACCTGTCCGCCGTGAAGGTGAGCTGGCGCAAGTGGATTGGCCAGCGCGTGAAAATCATCGACGAGTACAACCGCATCCCCACCAAGACACAGTCCGCGCTCCTGTCCCTCATGGCGGAAGGGTACGCGGAGATGATGGACCAGTACGTCTACGCGGGCCGCTCGTCCTGGTTCCTCACCGCCAACGACGACCAGGGTGGCGGCACCTTCCAGGTCATCGAGGCCCTCAAGGACCGCATCGACGTCGTCGTGCGCGCCGTGCCGTTCAACTCCGGCTTCATGGACCAGCTCCTCCAGCGCCTGGAGGCGGACAAGTCCCCCGAGGAGCTGCTCCCGAAGGAAATCGTCTTCACCCCCACCGAGCTGGAGCGCGCCTACGCGTCCATCCTCGAAGTCGAGGTGCCGAAGGCGGTGCTGGAGCGCATCGCCTTCTTCCTCGGCCAGCTCGACTTCTGCCGCATGGCCTCGCCGCGCTTCGAGTTCAAGCACAAGGACACGCTCAAGCTCGCCGGCCAGTCGGTGGCCGCGGTGTGCAACGAGCAGTGCCCGCTGGACAAGCGGGTGCACCTCTGCACGCAGACGGAGAACGGCGTCAGCGTGCGCGCGTACCAGACCATCCTCCACTTCGCGAAGGCGATGGCCTTCTTCCGCGGCCATGACACGGTGGAGCTGGAGGACTTCCGGCAGATTGCCCCCTGGGTGCTGCACGAGAAGCTGGTGCCCAACACGCGCAGCGCCTTCTTCGAGGTGAAGGGGCACCGCACGCTCCTCCAGGACCGCGTGGCCTGGATTCGCCACATGTTCGACATGGCCATGTTCCGCTACGAGACGCACGAGCCCATCCGCCGCCAGGTGGCCGGGCTGCGCACCGAGCTGGACCAGGGCCTGGCTGGCGTGGACCTGCCCACCACGGAGCAGCGCATCGCCGGCATCACCACCCTGATGAACAGCCTGCTCACGAAGCAGGAGCTGTCCGGCCCCATCTACGAGGACCTCATCCACCTCAAGTCCATGTACAGCCGCTACCGCAACTACGCGACGTGGCTGAAGGAGAACCCAGGCGGTCCGGCATGA
- a CDS encoding M48 family metalloprotease: MSPPRFTPEQVDTCWRDALDVWDVRVHLSPPEPHVPFHPDADHQNEPLAYIDLATRQVFVHFELLHEMRAANSLTAVLAHEIGHHARFPHTLGWDAELRVLEQRLIPGLKQSLTNLFYDLQVNEVVGRTRATELADVYRGFQRIRGTTDTSPLFFFYLAVYEELWSLAPGFLAPAVLEAPLEKRYPGMRAEARMFAQTFYALPDARLQFLYFCSTFIRYIDKPEELTYCLPLGGDVSTPDVDDLDAALHGAGRWEDALEEAKERGWLRGTSGDSSPEDALTTIRRVTHHLPGSGRGELQRALVGRHYKRLVDQHILKLPSAPSKPEPYLRTTPEAWEYGDDPSAIDWTLTVISQGHLAAVSPLRRELEADLPPPSDLGVPSVEIYVDTSGSMPDPATQFNAMTLAAQVLSASALRKKATVKGVIYSHGTPVVSPWMYDEETARDFLLGYIGGGTQYPFGLLDSLSKERPDAMRVIISDSDFLSNVSDGDSMKRLVEAVRRSRMVVAFLALPDDQAARKVLAPVLAERRFRLVVVTWLSDFGPAAAALARALLEN, encoded by the coding sequence ATGAGCCCGCCGCGCTTCACGCCCGAGCAGGTGGACACGTGCTGGCGCGACGCGCTGGACGTGTGGGACGTGCGCGTGCACCTGAGCCCGCCCGAGCCGCACGTGCCCTTCCATCCGGATGCGGACCACCAGAACGAGCCGCTCGCGTACATCGACCTGGCGACGCGCCAGGTGTTCGTCCACTTCGAATTGCTGCACGAGATGCGCGCGGCGAACAGCCTCACCGCCGTGCTGGCGCACGAGATTGGCCACCACGCGCGCTTCCCGCACACGCTGGGCTGGGATGCGGAGCTGCGCGTGCTGGAGCAGCGGCTCATCCCCGGGCTGAAGCAGTCGCTCACCAACCTCTTCTACGACTTGCAGGTGAACGAGGTGGTGGGCCGCACGCGCGCGACGGAGCTGGCCGACGTGTACCGCGGCTTCCAGCGCATCCGGGGCACCACGGACACGTCCCCGCTGTTCTTCTTCTACCTCGCCGTCTACGAGGAGCTGTGGAGCCTGGCCCCGGGATTCCTGGCACCCGCGGTCCTGGAAGCGCCGCTGGAGAAGCGCTACCCCGGCATGCGCGCCGAGGCCCGCATGTTCGCGCAGACCTTCTACGCGCTGCCGGACGCGCGCCTCCAGTTCCTCTACTTCTGCTCCACCTTCATCCGCTACATCGACAAGCCCGAGGAGCTGACGTACTGCCTGCCCCTGGGCGGCGACGTGTCGACGCCGGATGTGGACGACCTCGACGCGGCCCTCCACGGCGCGGGGCGCTGGGAGGACGCGCTGGAGGAGGCGAAGGAGCGCGGCTGGCTGCGGGGCACGTCCGGGGACTCGTCGCCGGAGGACGCGCTGACCACCATCCGCCGCGTCACCCACCACCTGCCCGGCAGCGGACGAGGAGAGCTCCAGCGAGCGCTGGTGGGCCGGCACTACAAGCGACTGGTGGACCAGCACATCCTGAAGCTCCCGTCCGCGCCGTCGAAGCCGGAGCCGTACCTGCGCACCACGCCCGAAGCATGGGAGTACGGCGATGACCCGTCCGCCATCGACTGGACGCTGACGGTGATTTCCCAGGGCCACCTCGCGGCGGTGTCGCCGCTGCGCCGGGAGCTGGAGGCGGACCTGCCTCCGCCGTCGGACCTGGGGGTGCCCTCCGTCGAAATCTACGTGGACACCAGCGGCTCCATGCCCGACCCGGCGACGCAGTTCAACGCCATGACGCTGGCGGCGCAGGTGCTGTCCGCCTCGGCGCTTCGCAAGAAGGCGACGGTGAAGGGCGTCATCTACTCGCACGGCACGCCCGTGGTATCGCCGTGGATGTACGACGAGGAGACGGCGCGCGACTTCCTGCTCGGCTACATCGGTGGAGGGACGCAGTACCCCTTCGGGCTGCTGGACTCCCTGTCGAAGGAGCGGCCGGACGCCATGCGCGTCATCATCTCCGACAGCGACTTCCTGTCGAACGTGTCCGATGGCGACAGCATGAAGCGGCTGGTGGAGGCGGTGCGGCGCTCCCGCATGGTGGTGGCGTTCCTCGCGCTGCCGGACGACCAGGCGGCGCGCAAGGTGCTGGCGCCGGTGCTGGCGGAGCGGCGCTTCCGTCTCGTGGTGGTGACGTGGCTGTCGGACTTCGGTCCCGCGGCCGCGGCCCTGGCCCGGGCCCTGCTGGAGAACTGA
- a CDS encoding AMP-binding protein: MTLAFPADLRVAPRAHIRRDTSTQRPHIPWAGAIAGDLAHLASLADEPEARALLEARLEGMRTALLASPYYVRRLQEEGLHPGDLQRLEDLGAFPTLERETLARHWDAVPTLPAEHDACVVVKSSGSTGAPVRVVRDRRDCLHMWAVLRFLVARAGAVLPPRPRVVLLDALPGGLEYSVRLPIFHDGALHRVSALRDDARERLCRVRPAVLFSDPEGLRWLAEQHDVPTPRLILTSAQHLPAGLRATLARKVPAPVLNYYATTETGPLAWECLREDAPGRFHVFAPDVWLEPGMDEVVVTRLRPSVLPLLRYLPGDAGTVGRDACACGFHGWTLEGFGGRGACHFLTPSGRTVDAWALAWVFKHHALRAFRLSQVQRARFTLELADAVEQDVGPLCERLTAALRNLGWMELQLDVSHVEPTTLATGAKPQPFRTGPLAG, encoded by the coding sequence GTGACGCTGGCCTTCCCCGCGGACCTGCGCGTCGCCCCGCGCGCCCACATCCGGCGGGACACCTCCACCCAGCGGCCCCACATTCCGTGGGCCGGCGCCATCGCCGGGGACCTCGCGCACCTCGCCTCCCTGGCGGATGAGCCAGAGGCCCGTGCCCTGCTGGAGGCCCGCCTGGAGGGAATGCGCACCGCGCTGCTCGCGTCTCCGTATTACGTCCGGCGACTCCAGGAGGAAGGGCTCCACCCGGGAGACCTCCAGCGACTGGAGGACCTGGGCGCCTTCCCCACGCTGGAGCGGGAGACGCTGGCGCGGCACTGGGACGCGGTGCCCACGCTGCCGGCCGAGCATGACGCGTGCGTGGTGGTGAAGAGCTCCGGCTCCACGGGCGCCCCGGTGCGCGTGGTGCGCGACAGGCGGGACTGCCTGCACATGTGGGCGGTGCTCCGCTTCCTCGTGGCGCGCGCGGGCGCCGTGCTGCCGCCGCGTCCCCGCGTGGTGTTGCTGGACGCGCTGCCGGGCGGGCTGGAGTACTCGGTGCGGCTGCCCATCTTCCATGACGGCGCGCTGCACCGCGTGTCCGCCCTGCGCGACGACGCCCGCGAGCGCCTGTGCCGCGTGCGCCCCGCGGTGCTCTTCTCGGACCCGGAGGGGCTGCGCTGGCTCGCGGAGCAGCACGACGTGCCCACGCCCCGTCTGATTCTCACCTCCGCGCAGCACCTGCCCGCCGGGCTGCGCGCCACGCTGGCGCGCAAGGTGCCCGCGCCCGTCCTCAACTACTACGCGACGACGGAGACGGGCCCGCTCGCCTGGGAGTGCCTGCGCGAGGATGCCCCCGGCCGCTTCCACGTCTTCGCCCCCGACGTGTGGCTGGAGCCGGGAATGGACGAGGTGGTGGTGACGCGGCTGCGCCCCAGCGTGCTGCCCCTGCTGCGCTACCTTCCGGGAGACGCGGGCACGGTGGGGCGGGACGCGTGCGCGTGTGGCTTCCACGGCTGGACGCTGGAGGGCTTCGGCGGGCGCGGCGCGTGTCACTTCCTCACGCCTTCCGGCCGAACCGTGGATGCATGGGCGCTGGCCTGGGTGTTCAAGCACCATGCATTGCGCGCCTTCCGCCTGTCCCAGGTGCAGCGCGCGCGATTCACGCTGGAACTGGCCGACGCGGTGGAGCAGGACGTCGGCCCCCTGTGCGAGCGACTCACCGCGGCGCTCCGCAACCTGGGATGGATGGAGCTCCAACTGGATGTGTCTCACGTCGAGCCCACGACGCTCGCCACTGGAGCCAAGCCCCAGCCGTTCCGTACAGGCCCGCTTGCCGGCTGA
- a CDS encoding ATP-binding protein: MSTPPPSQPALPPAAPRLTVPAAPGLRLLSGDSERPRRLQARHYGEALLAFLTALLVQRLLWPYMDASPFVLFFAAIMFSGWRGGWGPGLLTLVLSLAATDYFFLAPVHSIKLQPWNGLALVLYSLVAVLMTKLNAMHREADTARLELLERERTARRASETEQARLHALFMHAPVNIVFTRGPQHVYTFSNALNDALLGRQPVMGRPVREVVPEAEPQGLVAVLDRVYTTGEPFIGPALPVRFTPPDGPPREAFLNLVYQPTRNEQGRIDGLAGFGFDVTDLVKARQQAESLATELRHAEARARVLAEASAALSASLDYEATLRNMAKLVVPTLADWCFVDLAEPDGTFRRMEVAHALPEDADLARDVQRFQLLPEGNRHHPPTEALLRGEAILVDGMTPERLRESAHDEEHARVMVATGLVSLISVPLVTRGRTLGVLTFFTSHSGRRYTEADLSFGRELAHRAALSMENARLYREAQEAVRLRDEFLSIASHELKTPLTPLSLKLQALARELARHPEAVPRRVVESYVEVGARQIKKLSELVGDLLDVSRITAGRLTLELEDVDLVPLVREVLARYEAQAARAGSTLHFEGVDALLTGRWDRLRLEQVITNLVDNAVKYGSGRPVHVRVEPSGSGARLTVRDEGIGIAPEHLPRIFGRFERAVSERHYGGLGLGLYITRTLVEALGGSVRVESEHGEGSTFTVELPVSAEAAPVRAAAAR; the protein is encoded by the coding sequence GTGTCCACCCCTCCGCCCTCGCAGCCAGCGCTCCCGCCCGCCGCCCCCCGCCTCACGGTGCCCGCCGCGCCCGGGCTCCGGCTCCTGTCCGGAGACTCCGAGCGCCCGCGCCGCCTGCAGGCCCGCCACTACGGCGAGGCCCTGCTCGCGTTCCTGACCGCGCTCCTCGTGCAGCGCCTGCTGTGGCCCTACATGGACGCCAGCCCCTTCGTGCTCTTCTTCGCCGCCATCATGTTCTCCGGCTGGCGGGGTGGCTGGGGACCGGGACTGCTCACCCTGGTGCTGTCCCTCGCGGCGACGGACTACTTCTTCCTGGCGCCGGTCCATTCCATCAAGCTCCAGCCGTGGAACGGCCTTGCGCTGGTCCTCTACTCGCTCGTCGCGGTGTTGATGACGAAGCTGAACGCGATGCACCGCGAGGCAGACACGGCGCGCCTGGAACTGCTGGAGCGCGAGCGCACGGCCCGGCGCGCTTCGGAGACCGAGCAGGCCCGGCTCCACGCCCTCTTCATGCATGCCCCGGTGAACATCGTCTTCACCCGGGGGCCCCAGCACGTCTACACCTTCTCCAATGCCCTGAACGACGCGCTGCTGGGCCGCCAGCCGGTGATGGGAAGGCCGGTCCGGGAGGTGGTGCCGGAGGCGGAGCCCCAGGGCCTCGTCGCCGTGCTGGACCGGGTCTACACCACCGGCGAGCCCTTCATCGGCCCGGCGCTGCCCGTGCGCTTCACACCGCCGGACGGCCCGCCGCGGGAGGCCTTCCTCAACCTCGTCTACCAGCCCACGCGGAACGAGCAGGGTCGGATTGACGGCCTCGCCGGGTTCGGCTTCGACGTGACGGACCTGGTGAAGGCCCGCCAGCAGGCGGAGTCGCTGGCCACCGAGCTGCGGCACGCCGAGGCCCGGGCGCGGGTGCTCGCCGAGGCCAGCGCGGCGCTGTCCGCGTCCCTGGACTACGAAGCCACCCTGCGCAACATGGCGAAGCTGGTGGTGCCCACGCTGGCGGACTGGTGCTTCGTCGACCTGGCGGAGCCGGATGGGACGTTCCGCCGGATGGAGGTGGCCCACGCCCTCCCGGAGGACGCGGACCTGGCGCGCGACGTCCAGCGCTTCCAGCTCCTCCCCGAGGGCAACCGCCACCATCCCCCCACCGAGGCCCTCCTGCGGGGAGAAGCCATCCTCGTCGATGGCATGACGCCCGAGCGCCTCCGCGAGAGCGCGCACGACGAGGAGCATGCCCGGGTGATGGTGGCCACCGGCCTCGTCTCGCTCATCTCCGTGCCGCTGGTGACGCGCGGGCGGACGCTGGGGGTGCTCACCTTCTTCACTTCGCACTCCGGCCGGCGCTACACGGAGGCGGACCTGTCCTTCGGCAGGGAGCTGGCGCACCGGGCCGCGCTCTCCATGGAGAACGCGCGCCTGTACCGCGAGGCCCAGGAGGCCGTGCGCCTGCGCGACGAGTTCCTGTCCATCGCCAGCCACGAATTGAAGACGCCGCTCACCCCGCTGAGCCTGAAGCTGCAGGCGCTCGCGAGGGAGCTGGCCCGCCACCCGGAGGCCGTGCCCAGGCGCGTGGTGGAGAGCTACGTGGAGGTCGGCGCGCGCCAGATAAAGAAGCTGTCGGAGCTGGTGGGCGACCTGCTGGACGTGTCGCGCATCACCGCGGGCCGGCTCACGCTGGAGCTGGAGGACGTGGACCTGGTGCCGCTCGTGCGAGAGGTGCTGGCCCGCTACGAGGCGCAGGCGGCCCGCGCCGGCTCCACGCTCCACTTCGAGGGCGTCGACGCGCTCCTCACGGGGCGGTGGGACCGCCTCCGGCTGGAGCAGGTCATCACCAACCTGGTGGACAACGCGGTGAAGTACGGCAGCGGCAGGCCCGTCCACGTGCGCGTGGAGCCGAGCGGGAGCGGGGCCCGGCTGACGGTGCGCGACGAGGGCATCGGCATTGCTCCGGAGCACCTGCCGCGCATCTTCGGCCGCTTCGAGCGCGCCGTGTCCGAGCGCCACTACGGCGGCCTGGGGCTGGGGCTCTACATCACCCGCACGCTGGTAGAGGCGCTCGGAGGAAGCGTACGGGTGGAGAGCGAGCACGGCGAGGGCTCGACCTTCACCGTGGAGCTGCCGGTGAGCGCCGAAGCAGCACCCGTGAGAGCAGCGGCCGCGCGCTGA
- a CDS encoding radical SAM protein, translated as MRYELHDGRILTWSLESHVTTHCNLRCVQCCPLSPHLPTWAVAPSALGDDLRRLARVLHPNIFKLTGGEPFLHPDLPAVLDAVRDSGICEQVSITTNGFLAQSAPDAVYERLDRMTLSVYSSAPLPERSIQRITERCEQHGVHLSVKSIDAFQELTPDAPHTSDSAVRAVYERCWLKVRCHLVHAGRFYACTRPPHVATVLGARYPEMPSLAEVDGVPLDAPDLLERMLGYLERDTPLETCRYCLGASGEWRPHAQLPRARV; from the coding sequence GTGCGCTACGAGCTCCACGACGGCCGCATCCTCACCTGGTCCCTGGAGTCGCACGTCACCACGCACTGCAACCTGCGCTGCGTGCAGTGCTGCCCGCTCTCGCCCCACCTGCCCACCTGGGCCGTGGCGCCGTCCGCGCTCGGTGACGATTTGCGCCGGCTGGCCCGCGTCCTCCACCCCAACATCTTCAAGCTCACCGGCGGTGAGCCCTTCCTCCACCCGGACCTTCCCGCCGTGCTCGACGCCGTGCGCGACTCCGGCATCTGCGAGCAGGTGTCCATCACCACCAACGGCTTCCTCGCCCAGAGCGCGCCTGACGCCGTCTACGAGCGGCTGGACCGGATGACGCTGTCCGTCTACTCCTCCGCGCCGCTGCCGGAGCGCTCCATTCAACGCATCACCGAGCGTTGCGAGCAGCATGGCGTCCACCTCTCGGTGAAGAGCATCGACGCCTTCCAGGAACTGACGCCCGACGCGCCGCACACCTCGGACTCCGCCGTGCGCGCCGTGTACGAGCGCTGCTGGCTCAAGGTCCGCTGTCACCTCGTGCACGCCGGCCGCTTCTACGCCTGCACGCGTCCTCCGCACGTGGCCACGGTGCTTGGCGCGCGGTATCCGGAGATGCCCTCGCTGGCCGAGGTGGACGGCGTACCGCTGGATGCGCCGGACCTGTTGGAGCGGATGCTCGGCTACCTCGAGCGCGACACGCCGCTGGAGACCTGCCGCTACTGCCTGGGCGCCAGTGGTGAGTGGCGGCCTCACGCACAGTTGCCGCGCGCCCGCGTCTGA
- a CDS encoding asparagine synthase C-terminal domain-containing protein, whose product MSHAPSGPLATLPRYLPREDAPTAESVWRLAPEGLDPEAVATFLRHGLPPEESLFQDVGRMPVMLPRMRRAAVPTEDEDRLAERLLSALAGTVSHRVAEGARDVSLSGGVDSAALCLLAARAAPGQVRAWTMDVHFADAVERQHAKAVARVAGVECVDAPIPDAVLPDLFEPAVLSNETPLINARAVASFAFYAEARRHGASVMLSGAGADEVLLGNPEALAGARARVDEDRRLAREVLRPSAVDDLGANHDADRAPWGLVPEDVHRPEEVRYASWVLRELVLPPEVRGARAHGLTVLTPYLDEDFMKVALALPVSVLVRDGVGKWLFRQAVRGLVPDEVRLARKTPRYAHTALSSPVRERWLELYRAWLSPSRLEPLEVIDSAAALAFLERYTRLSPDAPEASGMDRLLMRLVSLAMLHAHCASSSPCPES is encoded by the coding sequence GTGTCCCACGCTCCCAGCGGTCCGCTTGCCACCCTGCCCCGCTACCTGCCTCGGGAAGACGCGCCCACGGCGGAGTCCGTGTGGCGCCTCGCGCCGGAGGGACTGGACCCGGAGGCCGTGGCCACGTTCCTGCGGCACGGGCTGCCCCCGGAGGAGAGCCTGTTCCAGGATGTGGGGCGGATGCCGGTGATGCTGCCTCGGATGCGGCGTGCGGCGGTGCCCACCGAGGATGAAGACCGGCTCGCCGAGCGCCTGCTCTCCGCCCTTGCCGGCACCGTGAGTCATCGCGTCGCGGAAGGGGCGCGCGACGTGAGCCTGAGCGGCGGCGTGGACAGCGCGGCCCTGTGCCTGCTGGCCGCGCGCGCGGCGCCCGGACAGGTGCGCGCGTGGACCATGGATGTCCACTTCGCCGATGCGGTGGAGCGGCAGCACGCGAAGGCGGTGGCCCGGGTGGCGGGTGTGGAGTGCGTCGATGCGCCCATCCCCGACGCCGTGCTGCCGGACCTGTTCGAGCCCGCCGTCCTGAGCAATGAAACGCCCCTCATCAATGCCCGCGCGGTGGCGAGCTTCGCCTTCTATGCGGAGGCCCGGAGACACGGAGCCTCGGTGATGCTGAGTGGCGCGGGCGCGGACGAGGTGCTGCTGGGCAATCCGGAAGCGCTCGCCGGAGCACGGGCGCGCGTGGACGAGGACCGGCGTCTCGCCCGCGAAGTGCTGCGGCCCTCCGCCGTGGACGACCTGGGGGCGAATCACGACGCGGACCGTGCCCCCTGGGGCCTGGTTCCCGAGGACGTGCACCGCCCGGAAGAGGTCCGCTATGCGTCCTGGGTCCTGCGAGAGCTGGTGCTCCCTCCCGAGGTGAGAGGTGCAAGGGCCCACGGCCTCACCGTGCTCACGCCGTATCTCGACGAGGACTTCATGAAGGTGGCGCTGGCACTGCCCGTGTCCGTGCTCGTGCGCGACGGTGTCGGCAAGTGGCTCTTCCGCCAGGCCGTGCGCGGGCTCGTCCCCGACGAAGTGCGCCTCGCGCGCAAGACGCCGCGCTACGCGCACACGGCCCTGTCCAGCCCCGTGCGAGAGCGCTGGCTGGAGCTGTACCGCGCGTGGCTCTCGCCCTCGCGGCTGGAGCCGCTGGAGGTCATCGACTCCGCCGCGGCGCTCGCCTTCCTGGAGCGCTACACCCGTCTGTCACCCGACGCTCCCGAGGCCAGCGGGATGGACCGGCTGTTGATGCGGCTCGTCTCCCTCGCCATGCTCCACGCGCACTGCGCCTCTAGCTCCCCATGTCCCGAATCCTGA